One part of the Treponema peruense genome encodes these proteins:
- a CDS encoding PQQ-like beta-propeller repeat protein, with amino-acid sequence MKHNKLCSEIIFVIICFILVSCTGCIFDEKKKKSSEEPVYEPDVVWKLETNAYDTYQPTQNGQFLYLIECNYTSVNEGLEQEYKFSMTKVDLLDGHIVWTSPEIFRVNKSPVVVINDRLYVQTSGGYLYVIGDDDGKIDAVVSFTRIYMDRGPTMISCGGNLFWSNINGEGVINEGLLKFDVSKIDFTLGPEQVQHIEPRLVWTDDVADVGILMRPVAKDGIVYFQTYDFWQEKHGSIIKTVAIDADSEVVKWQTPTTTMNGDGHMQIFDDRLYFFENVISCYDLETGKCLKEKCRDTEKLDTEVYIGADSPAYYSDGKFYYTNNTSWATSSIAGIPQNMVKNIICIDAKTFAYVWGDLPKGCGSLNSKPVVANGKTFVATWGRGLRVYNSETGELIGAAENINTHPFADPPQYNGCIYYFDADHKNLKKTLMAIKP; translated from the coding sequence ATGAAACACAATAAATTATGCAGTGAGATTATTTTTGTAATTATCTGTTTCATTTTGGTATCCTGCACAGGTTGTATATTTGATGAAAAAAAAAAGAAGTCGTCTGAAGAACCTGTATACGAACCTGATGTAGTCTGGAAACTGGAAACAAATGCTTACGATACTTACCAGCCCACCCAGAACGGACAGTTTTTATATCTTATTGAATGCAACTATACTTCTGTAAACGAAGGTCTGGAACAGGAGTATAAGTTTTCAATGACAAAAGTAGATCTTCTGGATGGTCATATAGTATGGACCAGTCCTGAAATATTTCGTGTTAACAAGTCTCCTGTGGTTGTAATAAATGACAGACTGTATGTGCAGACTTCCGGAGGGTATTTGTATGTCATTGGAGATGACGACGGTAAAATAGATGCAGTTGTTTCTTTTACGAGAATTTATATGGACAGGGGGCCTACAATGATTTCATGCGGCGGAAATCTTTTCTGGTCAAACATAAACGGCGAAGGTGTAATAAATGAAGGCCTTTTGAAGTTTGATGTTTCAAAAATTGATTTTACACTGGGACCGGAACAGGTACAGCATATTGAACCCAGGCTTGTCTGGACAGATGATGTAGCCGATGTAGGAATCCTGATGCGGCCTGTAGCAAAGGATGGGATTGTATATTTCCAGACATACGACTTCTGGCAGGAAAAACACGGGAGCATAATAAAAACCGTTGCAATAGATGCAGACAGCGAAGTTGTAAAATGGCAGACTCCTACAACTACAATGAACGGGGACGGTCATATGCAGATATTTGATGACAGACTGTATTTTTTTGAAAATGTAATAAGCTGCTATGATTTGGAAACGGGAAAGTGTCTTAAAGAAAAATGCCGTGATACAGAAAAATTGGATACAGAAGTTTACATTGGAGCAGATTCCCCTGCTTATTATTCAGACGGAAAGTTTTATTATACAAACAATACCAGCTGGGCAACTTCATCAATAGCAGGAATCCCCCAGAATATGGTAAAAAACATAATCTGTATTGATGCAAAAACTTTTGCCTATGTCTGGGGAGATTTACCCAAAGGATGCGGTTCGCTTAATTCAAAACCAGTGGTTGCAAACGGCAAGACTTTTGTTGCAACATGGGGACGGGGCTTAAGGGTTTATAATTCAGAAACAGGAGAACTTATAGGAGCCGCTGAAAATATAAATACACATCCTTTTGCTGACCCACCACAATACAATGGATGTATTTACTATTTTGATGCTGACCATAAAAATTTAAAAAAAACTTTAATGGCAATAAAACCTTGA